In Cellulomonas sp. Y8, the genomic stretch CCAGGCCCTCCTCGGTGGGCCGGACGAGCGTGACCCGCCCGTCGCTGGCGTCGGCGGCGCGCACGACCTGGCCGGCCTGCTCCATCGCGAGCACCTGCCGGGTGACGGTGGACGGGTCGAGCCGCAGGGCGTCCGCGATGGCGTTCACGCTCGTGGGGCCCTCCTCGGCGAGGACCCCCAGGACGAGGTACGCGGAGCGCTCGATCTCCCCGCGGGCGCGGGCGCCGGCGCGGCGGGTCCGGTCGGACAGGCGCAGCAGCATGGCCACCTGGGCCTCGATCGTGCGCAGGGAGTCGTCCGGCTGCATGGTCACCTCGTCCTCGGGTCGGCCCGGGCAGTCTGCCACGTCCCGCCGGGCAATAAGCCTGTATAGTACAGACATACCCGACGACGACTTCCTGAGGACACGCATGCCCAGTCGGCACCCCGAACCGAACAAGACCGCCATCTACGCCACGGCCCTGACCGCGTTCTTCGCGATCGCCGGGATCGCCGTGGTCGACCCGATCCTCCCGGTGATCGGCGAGGAGATCGGCGCCTCCACCTGGCAGATCGAGCTGCTGTTCACCGCGTACCTGGTCGTGATGGCGGTGGGCATGATCCCCGCGGTCATCGCGACCGGCCGGTACGGCTACCGCAAGGTGCTCGCGACCGGCGTCACGGTCGTCGCGGCGGCCGCGGTGCTCGCCGCCCTGTCCGGCAACATCCTCGAGCTCGCCGTGCTCCGCGGCCTGTGGGGCCTGGGCAACGCGATGTTCTTCGCGACCGCGATGGTGCTGCTGGTCGCGCTGGCCACCGACCGCGAGTGGGTGGTCGAGCTGTTCGAGACCTGCGTCGGCCTCGGCTTCGCGGTGGGCCCGCTGATCGGCGGCCTGCTCGGCCAGATCTCCTGGCGGGTGCCGTTCGCCGCGTGCGGCGTGTTCATGCTCATCGCGCTGGGCATGTCGATCACCCGGCTCCGCGACCCGCAGGACCCGCCGACCGCGCTGACCCTGCGCGACGTGTGGCAGCCGTTCCGCCGCCCGGCGTTCCGCACGCTCTGCGTCGTGACCGCCGCGTACAACTTCGTGTTCTTCGTGGTGCTCGGCTACACCCCGGTGTTCCTCGGCCTGGACGTGATCCCGCTCGGCCTGGTGTTCACCGCGTGGGGCATCGGCCTGGCGGTCGGCATCCTGGTGGTCGGCCACCGGCTCGCGCACCGGATCGGCGCGGTGGCGACGGTCGGCGTGGCGATCGGCGGCCTGCTGGTCGCGCTCGCTGCTCGCCACGAGCGCCGGGACCGCCGAGTCGGTCGTGGTGCTGGTGCTGGCCGGCGTCTGCATGGGCATCGCGAACGCGAACCTCACCGACCTGGCGCTCGGGCTCGGCGGTGCGGAGCGCCGCACCACCACCGCGGCGTTCAACCTGGTCCGCTGGGGCTTCGCGGCCCCCGCGCCCGTGATCGCCGGCCTGCTGCTGCACCCGGTGAGCGCGACGGCCCCGTACTGGGTGGGCGCGGCGGTGCTGCTGATCGGCGTGGTGGCGTTCGCGTGGAAGGGCCGCGCGATGGCCGCGGCGGTCGGCGAGAAGCTGACCTTCCGGCAGTGGGACCGCGCGGCGCGCGCCGTCGAGGGCACGCCCGAGGAGGCGCTGGGCGAGGCCTGAGCCCGGCCGGGCCGGACCCGGCACCCACGCGGTGCCGGGTCGGTGCCGGGTCAGCGCCCGACGAGGCCTGACTCGTAGGCGAACACCACCGCCTGCACCCGGTCGCGGACCCCGAGCTTCGCGAGGATCCGCCCCACGTGGGTCTTCACGGTGGCCTCGGACAGGAACAGCCGCTCGGCGACCTCGGCGTTGGACAGCCCCTCGGCGACGGCGAGCAGCACCTCGCGCTCGCGCTGGGTGAGGTCGTCCGCCCGGGCGTCGCCGCGCGGCGCGGGGGCGTCCTGCTCGCCCGGCAGCTCCTCGGCGAACAGCTCGAGCATCCGCCGGGTCACCCGCGGGGAGACGACGGCGTCGCCGGTGGCGACGGCGCGGATGGCGGCGGTGAGCTCGGCGGGGCGGGCGTCCTTGAGCAGGAAGCCGCTCGCGCCGGCGCGCAGCGCGGCGAACGCGTACTCGTCCAGGTCGAACGTGGTGAGGATGAGCACCCGGGACCGGGAGCCGGCGGCGACGATCCGCTCCGTGGCCTCGATCCCGTTGGTGCCGGGCATCCGGACGTCCATCAGCACGACGTCGGGGTCGAGCGCGGCGATCTGCCGCAGCGCCTCCGCGCCGTCGCCCGCCTCGCCGACGACGGTGAGGTCGTCCTCGTCGTCGAGCACGAGGCGGAAGCCCATGCGCAGCAGGGGCTGGTCGTCCACCAGCAGGACGCGGATCGGCGCCGGCGCGGTGCCGTCGGGGGTGGTGGTCACGCGGGCTCCTCGGTCGGGGTGGCGGCGTCGGCGTGCGCGGGGCCGTCAGGGGCGTCCTCGGTGCGCAGCTCGACGTGCACCCGCCAGCCGCCACGGTACGGCCCGGCCGCGACGGAGCCACGGTAGACCGCCGCGCGCTCGCGCATGCCGACCAGGCCGCGGCCGCCGCGCACCGGTGTCGCGGGGGTGACCGCGGTGACGCCCTCGGCGTCGGGTCCGCGCGGCCAGCGGGTCGTCGCCGCGCACGGCCAGGCGCTCGCCGAGCCGGCCGAGCCGCCCGGTCTCGCCGGCAGCGTCGGCGACCGGGTCCGCGGCGGCGCCGTCGTCGACGACCTCGATGCCGACCCGCCCTGCGCCGTGCCGGACCAGCACGTCGACCCGCGCGCCGGGGCCGGCGTGCCGCAGGGCGTTGGTCAGCGACTCCTGCACCACCCGGTAGACGGTGAGCGCGAGGGCGGCGTCGGCGGGCAGGGCGGGGCCGGCGGTGGTGAGGTGGACCGTCAGCCCGGCCGCGCGGAACTGCTGCACCAGCGACTCGAGGTCCTGGGTGCCGGGCTGCGGCTCGAGCGGCACGTCCGCCCCGCGGAGCACCCCGAGCATCCGGCGCATGTCCGCGAGCGCCGACCGCCCGGTCTCGGACAGCAGGTCCAGCGCGGCGGCGGCGTCGTCCGGCGAGCGGCGCATCGCGACCCGGGCCCCGTCGGACAGGGCGATCATCACGGTGAGACCGTGCGCGACCACGTCGTGCATCTCGCGGGCGATCCGGGTCTGCTCGGCGGCGGCGGCGAGCTTGGCGTGCTGCTCGCCGGCGTCCACCAGCTGCTGGTGCCGCTCGACCAGGGCACGGGTGTGCAGGCGGCGGCCCCGGACGTTGGCGCCGACGGCCAGCGCGACCAGCCCTGCCACCAGGATCGAGCCGATGTCGACGTTGAGACGCGCCCCGTCGGGGCGGAGCACGGCGCCCCACAGGAAGAACGCCCCGAGCACGCCGACGGTCGCGGCCCCCAGCAGGAGCCAGCCCTGGCGCTGGGGCCGGGTGGCCGCCACGACGTAGAGGCCGAGGGCGAACGCGACGTCGCCCGCGCCGACGGAGCCGGTGAGCAGGACCTGCAGGACGGCCGACGCGCCGAGGGCGATCGTGACCCGGACCGGCCAGCGCCGGCGGAACCACAGGGCGACGAGCGCCAGCGCGGTCAGCGCGAGGGACAGCGCGGCGGCCGCGCCGGACAGGACGACCGTGTCCGCCGCGAACCCGACGTTCGGCCCCGCGCCGTCGACGACCGGCCCCACGGACGAGATCGCCGACAGCGCGAAGAACACGCAGACCAGCACGTCCGACGCCCGCGGGTGCAGGGCGAAGAACCGGCGCACGCGGCCGAGCCGCCGGGCGTCCAGCTCGGTGAACGCGGCGGGGGCGGGATCCGGGGTGCTCAGCGGGTCCTCCGGAGGAGAGGGGCGGACGGGTGGCGGGACGACGGCGGCCCCGCCCCGGGGTCGGGACGGGGCCACCCTAGGCGTGCGGCGCGGGTCAGGCGTCGCGGCGGCGGAGCAGCACCGCGGCCGCGGCCAGCGCGACGACGCCCCAGGCCACGAGGACGCCGTAGCCCTCCCAGGGCCCGAGCACGGCGTCGGGGTTGTCCGACATGACCAGCTGGGAGCCGGCCGACATGGGCAGGTAGGGGCTGATCTTCTCGAAGAACGCCCACGGGATCAGCGCGAACACGCTCTCGACGACCAGGAGGAGTCCGAGCACGGTCGCGAGCGCGCCGGCCGAGTGCCGCAGCAGCGCGCCGATCGCGTACGCGAGCAGGGCGATCGCCGCGAGGTAGAGCGGTGCGCCGAGCAGGATCCGCTGGTTCATCTCGAGACCCAGGTCGACGCGGTGCGCCTCGCCGAGCACGGGGTAGGTGACGGCCCAGGACACCAGGGTGCCGACGACGCCGGTCACGAACGCGACGACGACCACGACCAGCCCCTTGGCCAGCAGCGCCGGCGTGCGGGTGGGGGAGGTCGACAGGGTGCTGCGGATCATCCCGGTGGAGTACTCGCCGGTGATCGCCAGCACGGCCAGGACGCAGATCGCGAGCTGGGCGAACTGGATGCCGCCGACGATGTCGCCGGCGGTGACCGTGTAGTCCATGCCGGACTCGTCGAACTGCCGGACGCCGAAGTACGCGATCATCCAGGCGATGCCGGCCTGAGCGACGACGGTGATCGGCAGCACCCACCACGTGGAGCGCAGCGACCACAGCTTGATCCACTCGGACCGCAGCAGGCGGCCGAAGGTGACCCGGGCGTCGCCCGACGGGCGTGCCGCGGCGCGGGTCGCGGGGACGGTGGCGGTGGCGCTCATCGCCGGGCCTCCTCGGGGGTGGGGGCGGTCTGCCCCTGCTGGACGGTGGTGCCGGCCCCGGTGGGCGCGGAGTGGTACTCGACGTCGTCGGCGGTCAGCGACATGTACGCGGCCTCCAGCGACGCGGCGACCGGGGTGAGCTCGTGCAGCACAACCCCGTCGCGGGCGGCGAGCTCGCCGACGGCCTCGGCGGTCGTGCCGGTGATCTCGATCAGCCCGGCCTCGACGGAGGTGACGGTGGTGTCCGGGCCCTGGAGCAGCTCCGCCAGGCGGCTCGCCTGCGGGCTGCGCACCCGGACCCGGGTGCCGGAGGCTCCGGCGACGATGTCCGCGACGGGGGCGTCGGCGATGATCCGGCCGCGACCGATCACGAGGATGTGGTCGGCGGTCAGCGCCATCTCGCTCATGAGGTGCGAGGACAGGAAGACGGTCCGGCCCTCGGTGGCGAGGTGCTTGACCAGGTTGCGCACCCACAGGACGCCCTCGGGGTCGAGGCCGTTGACCGGCTCGTCCAGGATGAGCGTGCGCGGGTCGCCGAGCAGAGCCGCGGCGATGCCGAGCCGCTGGCCCATGCCGAGGGAGAAGCCGCCGACGCGCTTGCCGGCGACGGCCTGCAGGCCGGTCATCTCGATGACCTCGTCGACCCGCTTCCGGCCGATGCCGTGCGTGGCGGCGACGGCGCGCAGGTGGTTGGTCGCGGAGCGGCCGGAGTGCACCGCCTTCGCGTCCAGCAGCGCGCCGACCTCGGTCAGCGGCGACTTCAGCTGCGCGTACGGGCGGCCGTTGACGGTCACGGTGCCGGACGTGGGCCGGTCGAGGCCCATGATCATGCGCATCGTGGTCGACTTGCCGGCGCCGTTCGGGCCGAGGAAGCCGGTGACCTTGCCCGACTGGACCGTGAAGTCGATGCCGGCGACAGCCGTCTTGTGACCGTACCTCTTGGTCAGTCCTCTTGCCTCGATCATGGTGTCCTCACAGGGGTGGTCTCTGGGTACGGCACGAACCTACGGACCCGGGCCGCGTCGCGGAACGTCCGTGGGGCCGATCCTCCGGGGCGGTCGGCTCGCCCGCACGACCGACGCCCTCCGTCGTGGGGATGACCCGGGGGCCCGCGGGGTCGGCCGCCGGGATGGTCCTGGGCGCGTGAGGGGTCCGGGGAACTTCCGTGGGGGTCGCGGCGTTCTAGGGTCAGTGCCACTGCCGGCTCGATCGCGAACCGACCCTGGAGGACCGATGACCAACCCGGTGTTCAACAACAGCGCCGTCTTCGGCGACCCGCGCGCCCGCGGGAACCGCGGACGTGCGCAGCAGACCGCGGCGGGGCCCGGTGCGTACGGCGCCACCGCCACCGGGCCGGTGATCGAGGCGCAGTCGCTGGAGCAGATGTACGGCGCGCCCGCGGCCACCACCCGCGACACGGGCCGCCTGACCTACGACGACGTCATCATCAAGACGGGCGGGCTGCTCGCGCTGCTGGTCGTCGTCGCGGCCGCCACCTGGAACGTCGCGCCCGGCCTGTGGCCGATCGGCGCGGTCGTCGGCCTGGTGCTCGGCCTGGTGAACGCGTTCAAGAAGAACCCGAGCCCGCTGCTCATCACGCTGTACACCGTGGCGCAGGGCGTGTTCCTCGGCGGCATCAGCCTGGCGTTCCAGAACATGACCTTCGACGGGCAGTCGGTGCAGCCGATCGTGCTGCAGGCCGTCATCGCCACGTTCGCGACGTTCGGCGCGGCGCTGTTCCTGTTCAAGTCCGGCCGGGTCCGCGTCACCCCGAAGTTCACGCGCTGGCTGCTCATCGCGATGGTCGGCTACCTGGCCTACTCGCTGGTCAACGTCGTGATGATGTTCTTCGTGTCGAGCGACGGCTTCGGCCCGCTGCGGAACGGCTGGGTCGGCGTCCTTGCCGGTCTGTTTGCGGTCGGTCTCGCGGCAGCGAGCCTGATCATGGACTTCGACGCGATCAAGCGCGGCGTCGAGCAGGGTGCTCCCGCCAAGATGGCCTGGTCGGCCGCGTTCGGCCTGATCGTCACGCTGGTCTGGCTGTACCTCGAGATCCTGCGCATCCTCGCGATCCTGCAGGGTCGGGACTGACCGCACCCCGCACGAGCACGACGGCCCGCGTCCCCGGAAGGGGGCGCGGGCCGTCGTCGTCCCGGGCGCCCGGTCAGCCCGCGCCCGCCAGCAGGTGCGCCAGCGCCGCCTCGGCTCCTCGGCGCAGGATCGACCCGGCGTGCCCGGCCACCTCGTCCGCGAGGCGCCCGAGCCGCGGGTCGTCCGCCGTCAGCATCCCGGCGGCGACCACCACCCCGCGGACCCAGCCGGGCAGGTCGCGGTCGTCGCAGGCGCGCGCGAGCGCGAGCGGCCCCGGGTCGTCGGCGGGCTCGAACCCCGCGGGCCCGAGCCGCCCGGAGTCGAGGACCAGCAGCGCGGCGAGCGCGAACGCCGTCGCGGGCGCCTCCCGGCCGTCCTGCCACGCCTCCAGCAGCACGGGCAGGTTCCGCGCGCGGTACTTTGCGAGCGCGTTGAGCGCGATGTCGGCGAGCCGGTGGTGCAGGAACGGGTTGGTGAACCGCTCGCGGATGGTCGCGGCGAACCGGCGCAGCGCCTCGGGGTCCTCGGCGAGCGACGGCAGGATCTCGCGGTCCAGCAGCAGGTCGAGGTAGCGCGCGACGTCCGCCCGCGCCACGGTCTCCCGCACGCCGTCCTCCCCGAGCAGCAGGCCGAGCGGGCTCAGCGCGGTGTGCATCCCGTTGAGCACCCGCACCTTGCGGTCCCGGTAGGGCCGGACGTCGGGCAGGAACTCGACGGGCTGGCCGGCGCGGTCCAGCGGCAGCACCTCGCGCAGCGCCGGGTCGCCGCCGACGGCCCACACGCCGTAGAGCTCGCCCTTGACCACGAGCCGGTCGGCGTACCCGATCTGCCGGTGCACGTCGTCGATCTCGTCGCGTGGGTAGCCGGGCACGATCCGGTCGACCAGGGTGTCGTGGAACGTGCAGGCCTGCTCGACCCAGGCGACGAACGCGTCCGGCAGGCCGTTCGCCGTCGCGTGCGCGAGCACGTACCGCCGCAGGGTGCTCGCGTTGTCCTCGACGAGCTCGCAGCACACCACGTGCAGGCCCGCGGCCGGGTCGCCGCCGAAGTGCCGGAACCGGTCCAGCAGGAGCGCGGTGACCTTGGCGGGGAAGGACGCGGGCGGGGTGGCGGCGAGGTCGTCGCCCTCGACCCAGGCGATGCCCGCCTCGGTCGTGTTGGACACCAGGACCTGCAGCGACGGTTCCAGGTAGGTCGCGCGGTAGGCGGCGAACTCCTCATGGGCCCGCACGACCCGCTGGATCGCGGTGACCCGGGTGACCTGCCGCACGGGCTCGCCGGAGCGGACGCCCTCGAGCAGCACGTGGTAGATCCCGTCCTGCTCGCGCAGCAGGTCGAGAGCCCGGTCCGGGCCGGGCGTGGCGTGCACGACCGCGACGCCGTGCCGGGTGACGCCCGCGTCGTTGGCGCCCTGGATCATCTGGTCGACGAAGGCGCGCAGGAAGTTGCCGGCGCCGAACTGCAGCACCGTCAGCGGGAGCGCGTCCCGGGTCACGGTCGTCGCGTCGGGCACGGGGAGCCCGACGGCGTCGGCGTGCGCGGCGGGGGTGGGGTGTCCGGCCGGGCCGGGCGGGGACGTCGTGGTCATGAGGCCTCGTAGGCGCGCAGGGGCAGGTGGTAGGCGAGGTCCGCCGCGGTGTCGACGGCCTCGTCGAGGTCGAGCCGGTGCTCGACGACGAGCCGGGCCAGGTACCCGGCGTCGACGCGGCGGGCCAGGTCGTGCCGGGCGGGGATCGACACGAACGCGCGGGTGTCGTCGACGAACCCCGAGGTGTTCGCGAACCCGGCGGTCTCGGTCACGGCCTCCCGGAACCGGCGCATGGCGTCGGGGGCGTCGAGGAACCACCACGGCGCGCCGAGCCGGACGGACGGGTAGACGCCGGCCAGCGGGGCGAGCTCGCGGGAGAAGGTGGACTCGTCGGTCGTGAACAGGATGGTCCGGAACCCGGGGTGCCGGCCGAACGCCGCCAGCAGCGGGCGCAGGGCGCGGGTCCACTCCGTCGCGACCGGGATGTCGTACCCCTTGTCGGGTCCGAACGCCGCGGCCACCGCGGGGTCGTGGTCCCGGAGCACGCCCGGGTGCAGCTGCAGGACCAGACCGTCCTCGGCGGCCATCGCGGCCATCTGGAACAGCATGTGGCCCGCGAACGCGTCGGCGTCCGCGGCCGTCACGTCCCCGCGCAGCGCCGCCGCGAACACCCGCTCCGCCTCGGCATCCGTGAGCGGGGTGGTGCCCGTGCCGAGCAGCCCGTGGTCGGACGCGCGGGCACCGGCGGCCCTGAACCGGGCGCGCTGCACCCGCAGCGCCTCCCGGTAGCCGGCGTAGGACCCGACGTCCGTGCCGGCCGCTTCGCCCAGCCGCTCGAGGTCGGCGCGCCAGCCCGGGCGGTCGACGGCGAGCAGCGCGTCCGGCCGGAACGTCGGGACGACGCGGTCGCCGAGACCGTCGGCGGCGAGCCGGGCGTGGGCGTCCAGGGTCGACCACGCCGGGTCGGTGGTGCTGATCACCTCGATGCCGAACCGGTCGAGCAGCGCCCGCGGCCGGAACGCCGGGTCGTCGATCGCCGCCTGCACCTGGTCGTAGAGCGCGTCGGCGGTCGCGGCGCTCGGGCGCTCGGTGACGCCGAAGACCTCGACCAGCTCGGTCTCCAGCCAGAACCGGGTCGGAGTGCCGCGGAACAGCGGCCACCCGGCGCAGAACCGCCGCCAGACCTCCCGCGGGTCGGCCTCGGCGACGACGCCCGCGTCCGTGGCCACCGGGGCGACGCCCAGCTCCTCGATGCCGGCGCCCTGCGAGGCGAGCATCCGCACCAGGTAGTGGTCCGGGACCACCAGCAGCTGGGCGGGGTCGGGGAACGGCGCGTCGTCGGCGAACCACTCGACGGGCACGTGCCCGTGCATGGCGACCAGCGGCAGGTCGCGGGTCGCGCGGTAGATCTCCCGCGCGACCGGCCGGGTGACGGGGTCGGCCGGGAGCGCGCGGTCGGGGTGCAGGGTCCAGGCGCCCGCCGGCCGGGCCGGGGCGGTCACCGGGCCGCCCCGAGGCCGTGCCGGCGGTCCATCTCGACGGCGGCGAGCAGGAAGGGCCCGACGCCCTTGTGGTCGTTCGTCACGACGGGCTCGCTCATGTAATACGCGTAGGAGCCGTCGCGGTACGGCTGCCCGCCGAGGCCCGCGACCTGGCACATCCGGTGCACGTTCACCCAGCCCTGCGCGTCGACCGACAGGAACTGCTCCGTGGCGTGCGCCCAGCCCGACTCCAGCGCCTGCTCCCAACGGTCGCCCGTCAGATACCCGAGGCGCAGCGCCTTGGCGATCGCGGCGAGGACCATGAACGAGCCCGAGGACTCCAGGTAGTTCAGCGGCCGGTCGCCCTGGTCGGGGATCTGGTACCAGAGGCCGGTGCGCGGGTCCCGGACCCGCAGCAGCGCCGCGAGCACGTCCTCGAGCTGGTCCCGGACGCGCGCGCGGCCGGGGTGCTCGGCGGGCAGGTGCTCGAGCACGTCGGCCATCGCCATGACGAACCAGCCGAGCGCGCGCAGCCACACGTGCGGCGAGCGCCCGGTCCCCGGGTCGGCCCAGGCCATCCGACGGGACTCGTCGCAGGCGTGCCGGCACAGCCCGGACGGGCCCTCGACGGTGAGGTCGTACGCGGTGGTGAACTGCAGCACCACGTCGTCCAGCAGGTCGGTCCGGTCGGCCAGCACGCAGTAGCGGGCGTAGAAGACGGAGCCCATGTAGAGGCCGTCGAGCCAGACCTGGTCGGGGTAGATCTGCTTGTGCCAGAAGGTCCCGGCGCGCAGCCGCGGCTGGCGGAGCAGCTGCTGGAACAGCCGGTCCGCGGCGAGGCGGTACCGCCGCTCGCCGGTCTCCGCCAGCAGGTCCAGGACGGCCTTGCCGTTGTTGACGTGGTCGAGGTTGTACTCGGCGCGGGCGTACCCGAGGATCGAGCCGTCCTCCCGCACGAAGTGGTCGAGGTTCCGCCGGATGTACGCGGCGTACCGCGGGTCGCCGGTGAGCGCGTGCACGGCGCGGATGCCGTCGAGCACCAGCCCGTCCTCGTACTCCCAGCGGTCGCGGAGGTTCACCAGCGGCTCGCGGGCGAGCAGCGTGTCGGCGCCGAGCACCGCCCAGCGGGTGCGTGCGGTGCCGTAGCCGCGACCGGTCGGCGCGTCCGGGGTCGTCTGCGTGGTCATCGCGTCCCCCGCTCAGGCCAGCGCGGCCGGCGGCACGGCGTCCATGTCGTCGAAGGCCTGGTTCTCCCCGGCCATCGCCCACACGAACGAGTACGCCGCGGTGCCGACACCCGCGTGGATCGACCAGGACGGCGAGATCACGGCCTGCCCGTCGGCGACGACGAGGTGCCGCGTCTCCTCGGGCCGGCCGAGCAGGTGGATCACCCGGGCGTCCTCGGGGAGGTCGACGTAGAGGTAGCACTCGGTGCGCCGGTCGTGGGTGTGCGCCGGCATGGTGTTCCACATCGAGCCCGGGTGCAGCGTCGTGACGCCCATCATCACCTGGCAGGTGCGCACGCCGTCCGGGTGCAGGTACTGGCGCAGGGTCCGGCGGTTCGACGTCTCCTGGTCGCCGAGCTCGCGGACGGTGCCCTCCTCCGGCAGCACGCGCGTCGAGGGGTACGCGGTGTGCGCGGGGGCCGAGACGAGGTAGAGCCGGGCGCCGGAGCCCTCGGCCGCGTCGGCGAACGTCACGTCCCGCACGCCGCGGCCCAGGTACAGGCAGGCCCGCGGCGGCAGCTCGTACGTCGTCCCGTCCGCCTCGACGACCGCCGCGCCGCCGACGTTGACGATCCCGACCTCGCGGCGCTCCAGGAAGTGCGCCGCGCGCAGCCCGTCGGGCGCCTCGAGCGGCAGCCGCCGCCCGGCCGGGACGGCGCCGCCGAGGACGACGCGGTCGTGGTGGGTGTGGACGAGGCGGACCTCGCCGGGGACGAACAGGTCGGGCACGAGGTAGCGGGCGCGCAGCCCGCTGGTGTCGAGTCCGGCGATCTGGTCGGGTCCGGTGGCGTAGCGGTTCTCCACGAGGGGGCCTTCCTGGGATGGGTCGGGCGGGGTGCGGGCGGCGCCGGAGGCGTGGTGCGGGGCGGCGCGCGGCCGGGGGTCGGCGGGGCCGGGGGTCAGCGGACGAGCCAGCCGCCGTCCACGGGCAGGACGGCGCCGTTGACGTAGTCCGAGGCGGCCGAGGCGAGGAACACGAACGCGCCCTGCAGGTCCGCGGGCGTACCCCAGCGCTCGGCGGGGATGCGGTCGAGGATCGAGCGCTCGCGGACCTCGTCGGCCCGGAGGGCGGCGGTGTTGTCGGTGGCCATGTACCCGGGCGCGATCGCGTTGGCGTTCACCCCGTGCCGGGCGAGCTCGTTGGCCAGCGCCTTCGTGACGCCCGCGACCGCGTGCTTGGACGCGGTGTAGCCCGGGACCAGGACGCCGCCCTGGAAGGCGAGCATCGAGGCGATGTTGATGATCTTGCCCCGCCCCTGGTCGACGAACCGGCGGGCCGCCGACCGCGACAGGTGGAACACGGCGTCCAGGTTGATGGCGAGCACGTCGTCCCAGTCCGCGGCGGCGTGCTCCAGCAGCGGCGCGCGGCGGATGATGCCGGCGTTGTTCACGAGCACGTCGACGCGGCCGAGCCCGTCCACCACCGCCTGGACGTCGGCGTCGAGGTCCTCGGGCGCGGCGTGCACCAGGTCGCGCTCCAGCACCAGGCAGCGCCGGCCGAGCGCGCGCACGGCCTCGGCGGTCTCGGTGCCCGCCACGTGGTCGAGCAGGGCGACGTCGGCGCCCGCCTCGGCGAGCGCGAGCGCGGCGCCGCGACCGAGGCCGCGGGCGGCACCGGTGACGAGGGCGACGGTCCCGTCCAGGCGGAAGGAGTCGAGGATCACAGCGGGCCTCCAGGGGTGGGGCGGGGCGCCGGCGACGCGCCGGCGACGAAGGTGGTGGTGAGGGACCCGAGGCCGGTGACGGCGATGGTCACGGCGTCGCCGTGCCGCAGCGGCACGTGCGCGGCAGCCGCCTCGGGGAGCTTGGCGGGGGTGCCGGTGGCGATCACGTCGCCCGGCTCGAGGGTGAGCACCTGGCTGAGGTGGTGGATCAGGAACGCGGGGGAGAACACCAGGTCGTCGGTGCTCGACCGCACCGTGACGACGCCGTCGCGCTCGACCGTGAGCTCCCGCCCCGTGATCGGCAGGGCCTCGTCGGCGGTGACGACGGCGGGGCCGAGCTGGCCGAAGCCGTCGACGCACTTGCCGAGGGTCCACTGCGAGGTGCGGGACTGCCAGTCCCGGGCGGAGACGTCGTCGAACAGCGTCAGCCCCCCGACGTACGCCTCGGCCTCGGCGAGCGGGACGCAGTGCGCGCGGCGCCCGACGACGACGGCGATCTCGCCCTCGTAGTCGGCGTGCTGCACGGCGGGCGGGAGCACCACCGGGTCGTCGGGGCCGCACAGGGTGTTCGCGGTCTTGACGAAGACGTTCGGGTGCTCGGGGACGTCGTCGGGCGCGCGGTCCCGGCCGAGGTGCCCGGCGTAGCTGTGCCCGAGGCACAGGATCGTCCCGGGGCGCACCGGCGGCGCGAGCCGGACGGAGGCCGCGTCCGGCAGGCAGGCAGGCCGGGTCCGCCGCGTCGACCGCGGCCTGCGCGGCGGCGTGCAGCGCGGGGTCGCGGAGCACGTCGACCACGGCGCGGCCGGGCAGCACGGCGGAGAGGTCGAGCAGCCGGTCGCCGCCGGGGCCGGCGACGAGCGCGCCGGGGCGGACGGCGGCGCCGGCGTGGTGGCTCACGAGGCGCACGGGGGTCTCCTGGGGTCGGGGGGGTGCGGGGGCGGGGCCGGGGCTCGCGCGGCGGGCGAGCCCCGGCCCGGGTGTCAGGAGATCGCCGCGCCGACCTCGTCCAGCCAGCGCTCCGCGGCCTCGCGCGGGGTGATCCGCCCGAACAGCACGTCGGAGTTCACCCGCTGGGTGATCTGCGTCGTCTCGCCGGCGCCGACCGGCG encodes the following:
- the kduD gene encoding 2-dehydro-3-deoxy-D-gluconate 5-dehydrogenase KduD; its protein translation is MILDSFRLDGTVALVTGAARGLGRGAALALAEAGADVALLDHVAGTETAEAVRALGRRCLVLERDLVHAAPEDLDADVQAVVDGLGRVDVLVNNAGIIRRAPLLEHAAADWDDVLAINLDAVFHLSRSAARRFVDQGRGKIINIASMLAFQGGVLVPGYTASKHAVAGVTKALANELARHGVNANAIAPGYMATDNTAALRADEVRERSILDRIPAERWGTPADLQGAFVFLASAASDYVNGAVLPVDGGWLVR
- a CDS encoding fumarylacetoacetate hydrolase family protein, giving the protein MRPGTILCLGHSYAGHLGRDRAPDDVPEHPNVFVKTANTLCGPDDPVVLPPAVQHADYEGEIAVVVGRRAHCVPLAEAEAYVGGLTLFDDVSARDWQSRTSQWTLGKCVDGFGQLGPAVVTADEALPITGRELTVERDGVVTVRSSTDDLVFSPAFLIHHLSQVLTLEPGDVIATGTPAKLPEAAAAHVPLRHGDAVTIAVTGLGSLTTTFVAGASPAPRPTPGGPL